From the genome of Oryza glaberrima chromosome 1, OglaRS2, whole genome shotgun sequence:
GCAGGTGCAGGCGTAGGCGGCGCGACGGAGAGCGTAAGGACAAGGCCAgcatgcttcttcttcttcttggggtCGTAGTGCTTCCTCATGTGGCCGCCGAGCGCCACTCCCGTCGAGAACTCTTTCCCGCACGTTTTGCATGGGTGATTGCCCTCCggcctggcgccgccgccgaggccaccgccgctgccgccctgggcggcggcggccgcctgcTTCTCCCTGTTGATGTGGCCAGCCACGTGGCCGCCTAGCCCCTGGTGCGTCCTGTACTCCCCCTTGCAACCCGGGTAACTGCACCTGTACGGTCCACCCTGTCCGGCGTTACGCTTcggccgagcgcggcggcgggcgggggcggcggcggcgccgacgtacGGCGCGGCAGCTGGCACTGGCAGGCGGTGGTTGTCGTCGGCGACCTGGTTAGGAGGATTGGCAGCTTCTGCCACCACCAtgggctgcggctgcggctgcgccgCCGGTGCGAGCACGATGGCgcgggcgtcgccgtcgtcgtcgcccaccGCTTGTTCCATGGGGGCGAAGGCGACGGTGACAGCACGGGCGTTGCCGTTGGCGCCGCGCTTCCCCGTCGAGGTCCAGCCGAGGGCGAGGTGCAGCGACGGCTCCTTCTCCTTGTCCTTGTCCGCCTGATGGACCCTCATGTGCCCGTGCACCGCCTTCCTGCTGCCGAACTCCTTGCTGCAGACGTGGCACGGGAACGCCACGCGCGCCACGGgtgcatcggcggcggcggcggcgccggcgatcccGTCGCCGTGGTCGTCGCTGATCGTCCCCTCCGAaccggacgacgacggcgtcggcgaagGCAGCGGGAGCGCTCCCCGTGTCTCCGCGAGGATgtcctcgaggcggcggcgcttgctCGCCGGGTtcacgccctcctcctcctcctcctcctcgtcgcggcGAGACTGGAACACGTACcgatcgtcgtcgtcctcggtcTCGGAGCCCGAATCGTAgtacccaccaccaccaccaccacccggatgaatctccccctcctccatctcctcctcctccggtggcgGAGGAACGGGAGGGCTGCTGCTGGACTTCTCCTGATCCTCCACCATGATCGATCGAGCAGGAGAAGTAAGTGGGATCGAACTAGGGTTTTGCTCGATCTGTGCTCGATCTGTAAGCGATCGAGATGGTGgtagctagggtttttttttttttttttgctgcctTCGCGGtgtagagaggagagagggtggGGGATTGTGTTGTGGGTGGCCTTGTGGGTGTGTCGTCACATTATATAGCGGCAGCGGGGCGCGCGGTGCGTGGGCGGTAAGTCGAGTGATCCACGTCAGCGTGGGGGCGCGGCGAGAGAAGACTACTCCACCTCCGATGCGGATTCGCTCCGCGCGTCTGGGGGCACAGCGAAACGGATCCGTACGTACCAAATTCGTAGCGGATtccttttgattttttacaaGGAGATATAGTAGTATAGTTAGTTAATTATCCTGttgtttaaaatatattttagagaTAAGTTGTAGGAGTAATTGTTTTTGAGAGAGTATCGTACCCATATGCATTCTCTCTCGCAGGAATTGCGGCATGGGCAATAATGCGTGCCTGCGATCAgagatgaaaaattgaaaatggtCGAAGACGGCTAGAAGATAATATTTAAATCATTTCCAcaatcatatttttctctcaaaCACATAATCGaatagtaaataaaaaaaaacgaaaacgaAATTATATTAGTGCTTACTGATGAAACATAAAAGGTTATCAACAAACGGgatgaccatatatatataagcctTGGAAACACCCGTATCACAATGATAAGCAAATTCAGgcaatgttttattttttactttttttaaaaaatgtgtcATATTTAACTGTGGTGAACATTTATAAAGTAGAATAACCACTTAAATACTTCCAACAATATTGTAGCATCAACAATGACAACACATATCTAAGTGAACGTAACTCAATTAGTTAAGTTTCTGGTGGTACAACCTGTTCTCCTGAACTTAAGTCCCAGGCTTGACACATGTTATCGCATTTATGGCTAAACTTTTTTTAGTGGTAGGCAACGTACCTATAAATACAGAGCCTATGGTTCACATTTATGGCTAACGTTTttttagtggtaggcgacgtacctaTCAATACCTAGCCTATGGTTACTTCGTGAGTTAGATTTTCTTATCAACATTGAGTTAGATTTTTTATCAGCATTTGGGGTGCTAGGCCTATGGTTACTTCGTGAGTTTCAAGATATTTTTATCAGCCTTTGGGGTGCTAGGGATAGGATGTGTCACTTGTGGTGACTTTGGGGTGCTAGGGGTAGGGTGTGTCGCTTGTGGTGACTTCGTGAATCTTAAGATGTGTCGGTTTAGTATTTAGATATGTATGTAGTTACTTGATGAATCTCAAGATATGTCCTTCCAGTCTATATAGATGCTCATAGGTATGATATGTTATATGTGGTGATTTTGTGATTTAAGATGTACTGGTCTTGTCGTTGGgatatcataatatgcaactcctttttatttaaaacaacttatttttataaataatattggTCAAAATAGCACACCTTAGACCGTATCAAGATCTAAAAATGGTTATATATCGTACAGAGGGAGTTTGGATAAATGTTGTGTGTATTTTTGGCGTTAATGATATGAAGAATATTAAAGGATAGTAGTCATAGGTcgtagagtagtatttatttaGATATTAATTTATGTTGCTTGATATTAATTACTCTC
Proteins encoded in this window:
- the LOC127759041 gene encoding zinc finger protein ZAT1-like produces the protein GGGGGGGYYDSGSETEDDDDRYVFQSRRDEEEEEEEGVNPASKRRRLEDILAETRGALPLPSPTPSSSGSEGTISDDHGDGIAGAAAAADAPVARVAFPCHVCSKEFGSRKAVHGHMRVHQADKDKEKEPSLHLALGWTSTGKRGANGNARAVTVAFAPMEQAVGDDDGDARAIVLAPAAQPQPQPMVVAEAANPPNQVADDNHRLPVPAAAPYVGAAAAPARRRARPKRNAGQGGPYRCSYPGCKGEYRTHQGLGGHVAGHINREKQAAAAAQGGSGGGLGGGARPEGNHPCKTCGKEFSTGVALGGHMRKHYDPKKKKKHAGLVLTLSVAPPTPAPAPSIAGAALPPAEVKADVDEHEAEQVPMAPVSPPAEARGNIVRIFGVDIEKPADEEEQEGGSDV